A window of the Elephas maximus indicus isolate mEleMax1 chromosome 26, mEleMax1 primary haplotype, whole genome shotgun sequence genome harbors these coding sequences:
- the MSH6 gene encoding DNA mismatch repair protein Msh6 isoform X4: MSRQSTLYTFFPKSPSLNNGNKAPGRTSGGGSTATRASPSASGDAAWSEAGPGPLAGSGSPPEQKKLNGGLRRPAAPAVPASSCDFSPGDLVWAKMEGYPWWPCLVYNHPFDGTFIREKGKSVRIHVQFFDDSPTRGWVSKRLLKPYTGSKAKEAQKGGHFYSAKPEILRAMQSADEALNKDKIKRLELAVCDEPSEPEEDEEMEVDATNTSDKHEENNEIDSEEEVQPKTQGSRRSSRQIKKRRVISDSESDVGGSDVEFKPDAKEEGSSDEISSGVGDSESEGLYSPVKVAPKRKKTMTGNGSLKRKNSRKEMPSATKRATGILSETKSTLNAFSAPQNSESQSHVSGGGDDSSRPTVWYHETLEWLKEEKRRDERRRRPDHPDFDASTLFVPEDFLNSCTPGMRKWWQIKSQNFDLVIFYKVGKFYELYHMDALIGVNELGLVFMKGNWAHSGFPEIAFGRYSDSLVQKGYKVARVEQTETPEMMEARCRKMAHISKHDRVVRREICRIITKGTQTYSVLEGDPSENYSKYLLSLKEKEEDSSGHTRVYGVCFVDTSLGKFYVGQFSDDRHCSRFRTLVAHYPPVQVLFEKGNLSAETRMILKSSLSSSLQEGLMPGSQFWDAAKTLRILLEDGYFTEKLNEGSGVMLPQVLKGMTSESDSIGLTPGEKSELALSALGGCIFYLKKCLIDQELLSMANFEEYTPLDSDMVSAAKPGAIFVKANQRMVLDAVTLNNLEIFLNGTNGSTEGTLLERIDTCHTPFGKRLLKQWLCAPLCSPFPINDRLDAIEDLMVVPDKISEVVDLLKKLPDLERLLSKIHNVGSPLKSQNHPDSRAIMYEETTYSKKKIIDFLSALEGFKVMCKIIEVMEEVVDDFKSKLLKQVITLQTKNPEGRFPDLTTELKRWDTAFDHEKARKTGLITPKAGFDSDYDQALADIRENEQSLLEYLEKQRSRIGCRTIVYWGIGRNRYQLEIPESFTIRNLPEEYELKSTKKGCKRYWTKTIEKKLANLINAEERRDVSLKDCMRRLFYNFDKNYKDWQSAVECIAVLDVLLCLANYSRGGDGPMCRPVILLPEDDNPPFLELKGSRHPCITKTFFGDDFIPNDILIGCEEEEGNGKAYCVLVTGPNMGGKSTLMRQAGLLAVMAQMGCYVPAEVCRLTPIDRVFTRLGASDRIMSGESTFFVELSETASILTHATAHSLVLVDELGRGTATFDGTAIADAVVQELAENIKCRTLFSTHYHSLVENYSQNVAVRLGHMKTNVKTPARRLLPSSINSLREPVLKATALMQPGLLISRRRSSKRDTGKQESLRR, encoded by the exons ATGTCGCGACAGAGCACCTTGTACACCTTCTTCCCCAAGTCGCCTTCGCTGAATAATGGCAACAAGGCCCCAGGCAGGACCTCAGGCGGAGGCAGCACCGCCACCCGGGCCTCTCCTTCTGCCAGCGGGGATGCGGCCTGGAGCGAGGCCGGGCCGGGGCCCTTGGCGGGCTCTGGGTCGCCGCCCGAGCAGAAGAAGCTCAACGGAGGGCTGCGGAGGCCGGCGGCGCCCGCGGTCCCCGCCAG TTCTTGTGACTTTTCACCAGGTGATTTGGTTTGGGCCAAGATGGAGGGTTACCCTTGGTGGCCTTGCTTGGTTTACAACCACCCCTTTGATGGAACATTCATCCGTGAGAAAGGGAAATCCGTCCGCATTCATGTGCAGTTTTTTGATGACAGCCCTACAAGGGGCTGGGTTAGCAAAAGGCTGTTAAAGCCATATACAG gtTCAAAAGCAAAGGAAGCCCAGAAGGGAGGTCATTTTTACAGTGCAAAGCCTGAAATACTCAGAGCAATGCAAAGTGCAGATGAAGCCTTAAATAAAGACAAGATTAAGAGGCTTGAATTGGCAGTGTGTGATGAGCCCTCAGAGCCAGAAGAGGACGAGGAGATGGAG GTAGATGCAACCAATACATCAGATAAGcatgaagaaaataatgaaattgaCAGCGAAGAGGAAGTACAGCCTAAGACACAAGGATCCAGGCGTAGTAGCCGCCAGATAAAAAAACGCAGAGTCATATCAGACTCTGAGAGTGACGTTGGTGGTTCTGATGTGGAGTTCAAACCAGATGCTAAGGAGGAAGGAAGCAGCGATGAAATAAGCAGTGGAGTGGGGGACAGTGAGAGTGAAGGCCTATACAGTCCCGTCAAAGTTGCTCCAAAGCGGAAGAAGACAATGACTGGAAACGGCTCTctcaaaaggaaaaattcaaggaAGGAAATGCCCTCAGCCACTAAAAGAGCAACTGGCATTTTGTCAGAAACGAAGAGTACTCTGAATGCCTTCTCTGCCCCTCAAAATTCTGAATCCCAATCCCACGTTAGTGGAGGAGGTGACGACAGCAGTCGTCCCACTGTCTGGTATCATGAGACTTTAGAGTGGCTTAaggaggagaagagaagagatGAACGCAGGAGGCGGCCCGATCACCCTGATTTTGATGCATCCACACTCTTTGTGCCTGAGGATTTCCTTAATTCCTGTACTCCTGGGATGAGGAAGTGGTGGCAAATTAAGTCTCAGAATTTTGATCTTGTCATCTTTTATAAGGTGGGGAAATTTTATGAGTTGTATCACATGGATGCTCTCATTGGAGTCAATGAACTGGGACTGGTATTCATGAAAGGCAACTGGGCCCATTCTGGTTTCCCTGAAATTGCATTTGGCCGATACTCAGATTCCCTGGTGCAGAAGGGTTACAAGGTAGCGCGAGTGGAACAAACTGAGACCCCGGAAATGATGGAGGCACGATGCCGGAAGATGGCACACATATCTAAGCATGATAGAGTGGTGAGGAGGGAGATCTGTAGGATCATAACCAAGGGTACACAGACCTACAGTGTGCTGGAAGGTGACCCCTCTGAGAACTACAGCAAGTATCTTCTTAGcctcaaggaaaaagaggaagattcttctGGCCACACCcgtgtgtatggtgtgtgctTTGTTGATACCTCACTGGGAAAGTTTTACGTAGGTCAGTTTTCAGATGATCGCCATTGTTCCAGGTTTAGGACTCTAGTGGCACACTACCCTCCGGTACAAGTCTTGTTTGAGAAAGGAAATCTCTCAGCGGAAACTAGGATGATTCTGAAGAGTTCGTTATCGTCTTCTCTTCAGGAAGGCCTGATGCCAGGCTCCCAGTTTTGGGATGCAGCCAAAACTTTGAGAATTCTCCTCGAAGATGGATACTTTACAGAAAAGCTAAATGAGGGCAGTGGGGTGATGTTACCCCAGGTGCTTAAAGGTATGACCTCAGAGTCTGATTCCATTGGGTTGACACCAGGAGAGAAGAGTGAGCTGGCCCTATCTGCTCTGGGTGGTTGCATTTTCTACCTCAAAAAATGCCTTATCGACCAGGAACTTTTATCAATGGCTAATTTTGAGGAATATACTCCTTTGGATTCTGACATGGTCAGTGCCGCAAAGCCTGGTgctatctttgttaaagccaatcaACGAATGGTGCTAGATGCAGTGACGTTAAATAACTTGGAGATTTTTCTGAATGGGACAAATGGTTCTACTGAAGGGACCCTGCTAGAGAGAATTGACACCTGCCATACTCCTTTTGGTAAGCGGCTCCTAAAGCAGTGGCTTTGTGCCCCACTCTGTAGCCCTTTCCCTATCAATGATCGACTAGATGCCATAGAAGACCTCATGGTTGTGCCTGACAAAATCTCTGAGGTTGTAGACCTTTTAAAGAAGCTTCCAGACCTTGAGAGGCTGCTGAGCAAAATACATAATGTTGGGTCTCCTCTGaagagccagaaccacccagacAGCAGGGCTATAATGTATGAAGAAACTACATACAGCAAAAAAAAGatcattgattttctttctgctctgGAAGGATTCAAAGTAATGTGTAAAATTATAGAGGTAATGGAAGAAGTTGTTGATGACTTTAAGTCTAAACTCCTTAAACAGGTCATTACCCTCCAGACAAAAAATCCTGAAGGCAGATTTCCTGATTTGACTACAGAATTGAAACGATGGGATACAGCCTTTGACCATGAAAAGGCTCGTAAGACTGGACTTATCACTCCAAAAGCAGGATTTGACTCAGATTATGACCAAGCTCTTGCCGACATAagagaaaatgaacagagcctcctGGAGTATTTAGAGAAACAGCGCAGTCGGATTGGCTGCAGGACCATAGTCTACTGGGGGATTGGCAGGAACCGTTATCAGCTGGAGATTCCAGAGAGTTTCACCATCCGGAACTTGCCAGAagaatatgagttgaaatctaccaaGAAGGGCTGTAAACGATACTGGACCAAAACAATCGAGAAGAAGTTGGCTAATCTGATAAACGCTGAAGAACGGAGAGACGTGTCATTGAAGGACTGCATGCGGCGGCTATTCTATAACTTTGATAAAAATTacaaggactggcaatctgctgtAGAGTGTATTGCAGTATTGG ACGTCTTGTTGTGTCTGGCTAACTACAGTCGAGGAGGTGATGGCCCTATGTGTCGTCCAGTAATCCTGTTGCCAGAAGATGACAATCCCCCCTTCTTAGAGCTTAAAGGATCACGCCACCCCTGCATTACGAAGACCTTTTTTGGAGATGACTTTATTCCTAATGATATTCTAATAGGCtgtgaggaagaggagggaaatGGCAAAGCTTATTGTGTGCTTGTTACTGGACCAAATATGGGGGGCAAATCTACACTCATGAGGCAG GCTGGCCTGTTAGCTGTAATGGCCCAGATGGGTTGCTATGTACCTGCTGAAGTGTGCAGGCTCACACCGATTGATAGAGTGTTTACTAGACTTGGTGCCTCAGATAGAATAATGTCAG gtgaaagtACATTTTTTGTTGAGCTGAGTGAGACTGCCAGCATCCTGACACACGCGACCGCACATTCTCTGGTGCTTGTGGATGAACTAG GAAGAGGTACTGCAACATTTGATGGGACAGCAATAGCAGATGCAGTTGTTCAGGAACTCGCTGAGAACATAAAATGCCGTACACTGTTTTCTACTCACTACCACTCCTTAGTAGAAAATTATTCTCAAAATGTTGCCGTGCGCCTAGGACACATG AAAACGAATGTGAAGACCCCAGCCAGGAGACTATTACCTTCCTCTATAAATTCATTAAGGGAGCCTGTCCTAAAAGCTACGGCTTTAATGCAGCCAGGCTTGCTAATCTCCCGGAGGAGGTCATCCAAAAGGGACACAGGAAAGCAAGAGAGTTTGAGAAGATGA
- the MSH6 gene encoding DNA mismatch repair protein Msh6 isoform X3, with translation MATRPQAGPQAEAAPPPGPLLLPAGMRPGARPGRGPWRALGRRPSRRSSTEGCGGRRRPRSCDFSPGDLVWAKMEGYPWWPCLVYNHPFDGTFIREKGKSVRIHVQFFDDSPTRGWVSKRLLKPYTGSKAKEAQKGGHFYSAKPEILRAMQSADEALNKDKIKRLELAVCDEPSEPEEDEEMEVDATNTSDKHEENNEIDSEEEVQPKTQGSRRSSRQIKKRRVISDSESDVGGSDVEFKPDAKEEGSSDEISSGVGDSESEGLYSPVKVAPKRKKTMTGNGSLKRKNSRKEMPSATKRATGILSETKSTLNAFSAPQNSESQSHVSGGGDDSSRPTVWYHETLEWLKEEKRRDERRRRPDHPDFDASTLFVPEDFLNSCTPGMRKWWQIKSQNFDLVIFYKVGKFYELYHMDALIGVNELGLVFMKGNWAHSGFPEIAFGRYSDSLVQKGYKVARVEQTETPEMMEARCRKMAHISKHDRVVRREICRIITKGTQTYSVLEGDPSENYSKYLLSLKEKEEDSSGHTRVYGVCFVDTSLGKFYVGQFSDDRHCSRFRTLVAHYPPVQVLFEKGNLSAETRMILKSSLSSSLQEGLMPGSQFWDAAKTLRILLEDGYFTEKLNEGSGVMLPQVLKGMTSESDSIGLTPGEKSELALSALGGCIFYLKKCLIDQELLSMANFEEYTPLDSDMVSAAKPGAIFVKANQRMVLDAVTLNNLEIFLNGTNGSTEGTLLERIDTCHTPFGKRLLKQWLCAPLCSPFPINDRLDAIEDLMVVPDKISEVVDLLKKLPDLERLLSKIHNVGSPLKSQNHPDSRAIMYEETTYSKKKIIDFLSALEGFKVMCKIIEVMEEVVDDFKSKLLKQVITLQTKNPEGRFPDLTTELKRWDTAFDHEKARKTGLITPKAGFDSDYDQALADIRENEQSLLEYLEKQRSRIGCRTIVYWGIGRNRYQLEIPESFTIRNLPEEYELKSTKKGCKRYWTKTIEKKLANLINAEERRDVSLKDCMRRLFYNFDKNYKDWQSAVECIAVLDVLLCLANYSRGGDGPMCRPVILLPEDDNPPFLELKGSRHPCITKTFFGDDFIPNDILIGCEEEEGNGKAYCVLVTGPNMGGKSTLMRQAGLLAVMAQMGCYVPAEVCRLTPIDRVFTRLGASDRIMSGESTFFVELSETASILTHATAHSLVLVDELGRGTATFDGTAIADAVVQELAENIKCRTLFSTHYHSLVENYSQNVAVRLGHMACMVENECEDPSQETITFLYKFIKGACPKSYGFNAARLANLPEEVIQKGHRKAREFEKMTKSLRLFREVCLASERSTIEVEAVHKLLTLIKEL, from the exons ATGGCAACAAGGCCCCAGGCAGGACCTCAGGCGGAGGCAGCACCGCCACCCGGGCCTCTCCTTCTGCCAGCGGGGATGCGGCCTGGAGCGAGGCCGGGCCGGGGCCCTTGGCGGGCTCTGGGTCGCCGCCCGAGCAGAAGAAGCTCAACGGAGGGCTGCGGAGGCCGGCGGCGCCCGCG TTCTTGTGACTTTTCACCAGGTGATTTGGTTTGGGCCAAGATGGAGGGTTACCCTTGGTGGCCTTGCTTGGTTTACAACCACCCCTTTGATGGAACATTCATCCGTGAGAAAGGGAAATCCGTCCGCATTCATGTGCAGTTTTTTGATGACAGCCCTACAAGGGGCTGGGTTAGCAAAAGGCTGTTAAAGCCATATACAG gtTCAAAAGCAAAGGAAGCCCAGAAGGGAGGTCATTTTTACAGTGCAAAGCCTGAAATACTCAGAGCAATGCAAAGTGCAGATGAAGCCTTAAATAAAGACAAGATTAAGAGGCTTGAATTGGCAGTGTGTGATGAGCCCTCAGAGCCAGAAGAGGACGAGGAGATGGAG GTAGATGCAACCAATACATCAGATAAGcatgaagaaaataatgaaattgaCAGCGAAGAGGAAGTACAGCCTAAGACACAAGGATCCAGGCGTAGTAGCCGCCAGATAAAAAAACGCAGAGTCATATCAGACTCTGAGAGTGACGTTGGTGGTTCTGATGTGGAGTTCAAACCAGATGCTAAGGAGGAAGGAAGCAGCGATGAAATAAGCAGTGGAGTGGGGGACAGTGAGAGTGAAGGCCTATACAGTCCCGTCAAAGTTGCTCCAAAGCGGAAGAAGACAATGACTGGAAACGGCTCTctcaaaaggaaaaattcaaggaAGGAAATGCCCTCAGCCACTAAAAGAGCAACTGGCATTTTGTCAGAAACGAAGAGTACTCTGAATGCCTTCTCTGCCCCTCAAAATTCTGAATCCCAATCCCACGTTAGTGGAGGAGGTGACGACAGCAGTCGTCCCACTGTCTGGTATCATGAGACTTTAGAGTGGCTTAaggaggagaagagaagagatGAACGCAGGAGGCGGCCCGATCACCCTGATTTTGATGCATCCACACTCTTTGTGCCTGAGGATTTCCTTAATTCCTGTACTCCTGGGATGAGGAAGTGGTGGCAAATTAAGTCTCAGAATTTTGATCTTGTCATCTTTTATAAGGTGGGGAAATTTTATGAGTTGTATCACATGGATGCTCTCATTGGAGTCAATGAACTGGGACTGGTATTCATGAAAGGCAACTGGGCCCATTCTGGTTTCCCTGAAATTGCATTTGGCCGATACTCAGATTCCCTGGTGCAGAAGGGTTACAAGGTAGCGCGAGTGGAACAAACTGAGACCCCGGAAATGATGGAGGCACGATGCCGGAAGATGGCACACATATCTAAGCATGATAGAGTGGTGAGGAGGGAGATCTGTAGGATCATAACCAAGGGTACACAGACCTACAGTGTGCTGGAAGGTGACCCCTCTGAGAACTACAGCAAGTATCTTCTTAGcctcaaggaaaaagaggaagattcttctGGCCACACCcgtgtgtatggtgtgtgctTTGTTGATACCTCACTGGGAAAGTTTTACGTAGGTCAGTTTTCAGATGATCGCCATTGTTCCAGGTTTAGGACTCTAGTGGCACACTACCCTCCGGTACAAGTCTTGTTTGAGAAAGGAAATCTCTCAGCGGAAACTAGGATGATTCTGAAGAGTTCGTTATCGTCTTCTCTTCAGGAAGGCCTGATGCCAGGCTCCCAGTTTTGGGATGCAGCCAAAACTTTGAGAATTCTCCTCGAAGATGGATACTTTACAGAAAAGCTAAATGAGGGCAGTGGGGTGATGTTACCCCAGGTGCTTAAAGGTATGACCTCAGAGTCTGATTCCATTGGGTTGACACCAGGAGAGAAGAGTGAGCTGGCCCTATCTGCTCTGGGTGGTTGCATTTTCTACCTCAAAAAATGCCTTATCGACCAGGAACTTTTATCAATGGCTAATTTTGAGGAATATACTCCTTTGGATTCTGACATGGTCAGTGCCGCAAAGCCTGGTgctatctttgttaaagccaatcaACGAATGGTGCTAGATGCAGTGACGTTAAATAACTTGGAGATTTTTCTGAATGGGACAAATGGTTCTACTGAAGGGACCCTGCTAGAGAGAATTGACACCTGCCATACTCCTTTTGGTAAGCGGCTCCTAAAGCAGTGGCTTTGTGCCCCACTCTGTAGCCCTTTCCCTATCAATGATCGACTAGATGCCATAGAAGACCTCATGGTTGTGCCTGACAAAATCTCTGAGGTTGTAGACCTTTTAAAGAAGCTTCCAGACCTTGAGAGGCTGCTGAGCAAAATACATAATGTTGGGTCTCCTCTGaagagccagaaccacccagacAGCAGGGCTATAATGTATGAAGAAACTACATACAGCAAAAAAAAGatcattgattttctttctgctctgGAAGGATTCAAAGTAATGTGTAAAATTATAGAGGTAATGGAAGAAGTTGTTGATGACTTTAAGTCTAAACTCCTTAAACAGGTCATTACCCTCCAGACAAAAAATCCTGAAGGCAGATTTCCTGATTTGACTACAGAATTGAAACGATGGGATACAGCCTTTGACCATGAAAAGGCTCGTAAGACTGGACTTATCACTCCAAAAGCAGGATTTGACTCAGATTATGACCAAGCTCTTGCCGACATAagagaaaatgaacagagcctcctGGAGTATTTAGAGAAACAGCGCAGTCGGATTGGCTGCAGGACCATAGTCTACTGGGGGATTGGCAGGAACCGTTATCAGCTGGAGATTCCAGAGAGTTTCACCATCCGGAACTTGCCAGAagaatatgagttgaaatctaccaaGAAGGGCTGTAAACGATACTGGACCAAAACAATCGAGAAGAAGTTGGCTAATCTGATAAACGCTGAAGAACGGAGAGACGTGTCATTGAAGGACTGCATGCGGCGGCTATTCTATAACTTTGATAAAAATTacaaggactggcaatctgctgtAGAGTGTATTGCAGTATTGG ACGTCTTGTTGTGTCTGGCTAACTACAGTCGAGGAGGTGATGGCCCTATGTGTCGTCCAGTAATCCTGTTGCCAGAAGATGACAATCCCCCCTTCTTAGAGCTTAAAGGATCACGCCACCCCTGCATTACGAAGACCTTTTTTGGAGATGACTTTATTCCTAATGATATTCTAATAGGCtgtgaggaagaggagggaaatGGCAAAGCTTATTGTGTGCTTGTTACTGGACCAAATATGGGGGGCAAATCTACACTCATGAGGCAG GCTGGCCTGTTAGCTGTAATGGCCCAGATGGGTTGCTATGTACCTGCTGAAGTGTGCAGGCTCACACCGATTGATAGAGTGTTTACTAGACTTGGTGCCTCAGATAGAATAATGTCAG gtgaaagtACATTTTTTGTTGAGCTGAGTGAGACTGCCAGCATCCTGACACACGCGACCGCACATTCTCTGGTGCTTGTGGATGAACTAG GAAGAGGTACTGCAACATTTGATGGGACAGCAATAGCAGATGCAGTTGTTCAGGAACTCGCTGAGAACATAAAATGCCGTACACTGTTTTCTACTCACTACCACTCCTTAGTAGAAAATTATTCTCAAAATGTTGCCGTGCGCCTAGGACACATG gcatgcATGGTAGAAAACGAATGTGAAGACCCCAGCCAGGAGACTATTACCTTCCTCTATAAATTCATTAAGGGAGCCTGTCCTAAAAGCTACGGCTTTAATGCAGCCAGGCTTGCTAATCTCCCGGAGGAGGTCATCCAAAAGGGACACAGGAAAGCAAGAGAGTTTGAGAAGATGACCAAGTCACTGCGGTTATTTCG GGAAGTTTGCCTGGCTAGTGAAAGGTCAACTATAGAGGTTGAAGCTGTCCATAAGTTGTTGACTTTGATTAAGGAATTATAG